A single Sorex araneus isolate mSorAra2 chromosome 8, mSorAra2.pri, whole genome shotgun sequence DNA region contains:
- the VSIG10L gene encoding V-set and immunoglobulin domain-containing protein 10-like, whose translation MVPWCALQLVLLLASRIGAGTPLASSRAGSSSSSLGSGASAPSIKSSGPAAPVEIAESRPPPQAQRSHDHVSRPVGSAASEEGQMVSTYFPEAEILPDGPSQEPASAPAGTLPAGISAQLPGMKGSPETPGSAFSPELPDSEFSPLNPESRAPAETDTGASLPQQVRGPLAVLVGTTIQLPLLPVPSPGPPAPLVVWRKGTTVLAAGGLGPGAPLNSLHPDPALQDRLHFDQARGSLELSSAQLVDAGVYTAEVIRAGVSRQIREFTVGVYEPLPKLSVQPAAPETEEGAAELRLRCQGWTPGSGELSWSREGRVLEAADPEGAASRVRVEGDQLLIVRPVRSDHARYTCRVRSPFGHTEAAADLSVLYGPDVPVITVSSDRDATPALYVTAGSNVTLHCAAASRPPADIAWSLADPAEAAVPAGPRLLLPAVRPGHAGAYACLAGNPRTGRRRRSLLNLTVADLPPGTPQCSVEGGPGDRSLHFRCSWPGGVPAASLQFQGLPESVRAGPAPSVILAAVPVHPRLSGIPVTCLARHLMTTRTCTVVPEAPREVLLLPMVAETRSGEVEVVLEATGCPPPSSTSWAREWRPLAPGGGGRLQLSQRGRRLLIGNFSLDWDLGNYSVLCSGALGAGGDKITLIGPSISSWRLQKARDVAVLTWDVERGALISSFVIQARPEGPEPGRATAHRDWVSLLTLGPQERSAVVPLTPRDHGSWALRILPTLGHQPGTPSQSRIYQAGHTLGPGAIAGIVLGSLLGLALLLVLLILCICGLCRRRRETLKEKKHCPALTPVVSLAEKKMQSVTPVQTPQSPPLKVPLDHPSPKRGSQTTDPYWSRVITPGGGPKTVRAATQV comes from the exons ATGGTCCCCTGGTGTGCACTGCAGCTGGTCCTGCTGCTGG CCTCCCGCATCGGGGCTGGCACCCCGCTAGCCTCCTCCAGAGCTGGGTCCAGCAGCTCATCCCTGGGCTCCGGTGCCAGTGCTCCCTCCATCAAGTCCTCAGGCCCAGCAGCCCCCGTGGAGATTGCGGAGtcccggccccctccccaagcccagCGTTCCCATGACCACGTGTCCAGGCCTGTCGGGTCAGCTGCTTCCGAGGAAGGGCAGATGGTGAGCACCTACTTTCCCGAGGCTGAAATACTCCCTGATGGACCCAGCCAGGAGCCTGCCTCTGCCCCTGCTGGGACCCTCCCTGCAGGCATTTCTGCCCAACTCCCAGGCATGAAAGGATCCCCAGAAACCCCAGGCTCTGCTTTCTCCCCCGAACTTCCGGATTCCGAGTTTTCTCCCCTGAACCCTGAATCAAGAGCCCCTGCAGAGACAGACACTGGGGCGAGCCTTCCACAGCAGGTGCGGGGCCCTCTCGCAGTCCTTGTGGGGACCACCATCCAGCTTCCACTGCTTCCGGttcccagccccgggccccctgcCCCTCTAGTGGTGTGGCGGAAGGGCACCACTGTGCTGGCAGCCGGTGGCCTCGGGCCAGGAGCTCCGCTAAACAGCCTGCACCCCGACCCAGCGCTCCAAGACCGGctgcactttgaccaggcccgtGGGAGTCTGGAACTCTCTTCAGCCCAACTGGTTGATGCTGGTGTTTACACAGCTGAGGTCATCCGGGCTGGGGTCTCCCGGCAGATCCGAGAGTTCACGGTGGGTGTGTACG agcccttGCCCAAGCTCTCCGTGCAGCCCGCGGCCCCCGAGACAGAGGAGGGGGCGGCCGAGCTCCGACTGCGCTGCCAGGGCTGGACGCCGGGCAGCGGGGAGCTGAGCTGGAGCCGGGAAGGGCGCGTGCTGGAGGCCGCGGACCCCGAGGGGGCGGCGTCCCGGGTCCGCGTCGAGGGCGACCAGCTGCTCATCGTGCGGCCAGTGCGCAGCGACCACGCGCGTTACACTTGCCGCGTCCGCAGCCCCTTCGGCCACACGGAGGCCGCGGCCGACCTCAGTGTCCTCT ACGGCCCGGACGTGCCGGTCATCACCGTCTCCTCGGATCGCGATGCCACCCCCGCCCTCTATGTCACGGCCGGCAGCAACGTGACCTTGCACTGTGCCGCCGCCTCGCGGCCCCCCGCCGACATCGCGTGGAGCCTGGCCGACCCCGCCGAGGCCGCCGTGCCCGCCGGTCCGCGCCTCCTGCTGCCGGCGGTCCGGCCCGGCCACGCGGGCGCCTACGCCTGCCTGGCCGGGAACCCGCGCACCGGGCGCCGCCGTCGCTCGCTGCTCAACCTCACGGTGGCGG ATTTGCCTCCAGGAACACCACAGTGCTCAGTCGAAGGGGGGCCTGGGGACCGCAGCCTACATTTCCGCTGCTCGTGGCCCGGTGGAGTCCCGGCTGCCTCCCTACAGTTCCAGGGTCTTCCTGAAAGCGTCCGTGCGGGCCCGGCACCCTCTGTGATACTGGCAGCTGTCCCTGTCCACCCCCGACTCAGCGGCATCCCTGTCACCTGCCTTGCTCGCCACCTAATGACCACACGCACCTGCACTGTTGTACCAG AGGCCCCCCGAGAGGTGCTGCTGCTCCCCATGGTGGCAGAGACACGGTCaggggaggtggaggtggtgctGGAGGCCACGGGCTGCCCACCGCCATCCAGTACATCGTGGGCCCGGGAGTGGCGGCCCCTAGCCCCCGGAGGAGGGGGTCGTCTGCAGCTCAGTCAGCGCGGCCGGAGGCTCCTCATTGGCAACTTCAGCCTGGACTGGGACTTGGGGAATTACTCCGTGTTGTGCAGTGGGGCGCTGGGTGCTGGGGGCGACAAGATCACGCTCATTG gaCCCTCCATCTCCTCCTGGAGGCTGCAGAAAGCACGGGATGTGGCAGTGCTGACGTGGGATGTGGAGCGCGGGGCCCTCATCAGCAGTTTTGTGATCCAGGCTcggccagaggggccagagccaggcaGAGCCACGGCCCACAGGGACTGGGTCTCCCTGCTCACACTGGGGCCTCAGGAGCGCTCAGCTGTGGTGCCCCTGACACCCCGGGACCATGGGTCCTGGGCCTTGCGCATCCTGCCCACCCTGGGCCACCAGCCAGGGACCCCTTCACAAAGTCGGATCTACCAGGCCG GCCACACCCTCGGCCCTGGAGCCATTGCCGGCATCGTTCTGGGCTCTCTGCTGGGCCTGGCGCTCCTCTTGGTTCTCCTCATATTGTGCATCTGTGGCCTGTGTCGCCGCCGCCGAG AAACTCTTAAAGAAAAGAAGCATTGCCCTGCCTTGACCCCGGTGGTCTCCCTGGCAGAAAAGAAGATGCAGAGTGTGACCCCCGTGCAGACTCCCCAATCTCCACCTCTCAAAGTACCATTAGACCACCCTAGCCCTAAAAGGGGGTCCCAA ACCACAGACCCTTACTGGAGTCGAGtcatcactccaggtgggggacCAAAGACAGTTCGGGCAGCCACACAGGTGTGA
- the NKG7 gene encoding protein NKG7: protein MEPCRALALCAGSLGLAALLVALSTDFWFEAVGPHSTAHSGLWSKDLEDSVRGYIRVTQGFSLVAALWSLVAVVFLAMSYIPALSAPGRGPIVSCITAFAAALSAVVAMTVYTCERWNQPPRPQVQTFFSWSFYLGWVSVLLFLCTGGLSLGAHCRAPQPGYESM from the exons ATGGAGCCCTGCCGCGCTCTGGCGCTGTGCGCAGGCTCCCTGGGCCTGGCCGCGCTCCTGGTGGCCCTGAGCACGGACTTCTGGTTTGAGGCCGTCGGTCCGCACTCCACGGCGCACTCGGGGCTCTGGAGCAAGGATCTGGAGGACTCAGTGAGAG GCTACATCCGCGTGACGCAGGGCTTCAGCCTTGTGGCCGCGCTCTGGAGCTTGGTGGCTGTGGTCTTCCTGGCCATGTCCTATATCCCTGCACTGTCTGCCCCCGGCCGGGGCCCCATTGTCTCGTGCATCACGGCCTTTGCTGCGG CCCTGTCTgctgtggtggccatgacagTCTACACCTGTGAGCGGTGGAACCAGCCTCCCCGACCTCAGGTCCAGACCTTCTTCTCCTGGTCCTTCTACCTGGGCTGGGTGTCGGTTCTCCTCTTCCTCTGTACAG GAGGCCTGAGTCTGGGGGCTCACTGCCGCGCCCCCCAGCCTGGCTACGAGAGCATGTGA
- the ETFB gene encoding electron transfer flavoprotein subunit beta, with protein sequence MAELRALVAVKRVIDFAVKIRVKPDKSGVVTDGVKHSMNPFCEIAVEEAVRLKEKKLVKEVIAVSCGPTQCQETIRTALAMGADRGIHVEVSAAEAERLGPLQVARVLAKLAEKEKVNLVLLGKQAIDDDCNQTGQMTAGFLDWPQGTFASQLTLEGDKMKVEREIDGGLETLRLKLPAVVTADLRLNEPRYATLPNIMKAKKKKIEVIKAGDLGVDLTSKISVVSVEDPPQRTAGVKVETTEDLVAKLKEIGRI encoded by the exons ATGGCGGAGCTGCGAGCGCTCGTGGCCGTCAAGCGAGTCATCGACTTCGCTGTGAAG ATTCGGGTGAAGCCGGACAAGTCAGGAGTGGTGACGGATGGCGTGAAGCACTCCATGAACCCCTTCTGCGAGATCGCCGTGGAGGAGGCCGTGCGGCTCAAGGAGAAGAAGCTGGTGAAGGAGGTCATCGCTGTCAGCTGTGGGCCCACCCAGTGCCAG GAGACCATCCGTACCGCCCTGGCCATGGGCGCAGACCGAGGCATCCACGTGGAGGTGTCAGCTGCAGAGGCCGAGCGCCTGGGGCCCTTGCAGGTGGCCCGGGTTCTGGCCAAGTTGGCTGAGAAGGAGAAAGTGAACCTGGTGCTGCTGGGCAAGCAG GCCATCGACGATGACTGCAACCAGACAGGCCAGATGACGGCTGGATTTCTGGACTGGCCACAG GGCACATTTGCTTCCCAGTTGACACTGGAAGGGGACAAGATGAAAGTGGAGCGGGAGATCGACGGGGGCCTGGAGACCCTGCGCCTGAAGCTGCCCGCGGTGGTCACCGCCGACCTGCGACTCAACGAGCCCCGCTATGCCACGCTACCCAACATCATG AAAGCCAAGAAGAAGAAGATCGAGGTGATCAAGGCCGGGGACCTGGGAGTGGACCTGACTTCCAAGATCTCGGTGGTCAGCGTGGAGGACCCGCCTCAGCGCACAGCCGGCGTCAAGGTGGAGACCACAGAGGACCTGGTGGCCAAGCTGAAGGAGATCGGGAGGATTTGA